A single region of the Nicotiana sylvestris chromosome 6, ASM39365v2, whole genome shotgun sequence genome encodes:
- the LOC138871437 gene encoding uncharacterized protein, which produces MAVTTRSGRGSDVNASKQKQVMDDNVELQDDEVPLVVEDVVDENVNNGDKMKYLHGKYAHRKEFKIRDLVLLFNSRLRLFPGKLKSKWSGPFEVVFVTPFGALDLKNKTGEIFRVNGHRVKHYLGKIDDSHVVALLHFK; this is translated from the exons atggcggttacaacaagaagtgggagaggtagtgatgtgaatgcctctaagcaaaaacaAGTCATGGATGAtaatgttgagttgcaagatgatgaagtccctttggtagttgaagatgtggttgatgaaaatgtgaacaatgga gacaagatgaagtaccttcatggcAAATATGCTCATAGAAAGGAGTTCAAAATacgtgatttggttctcttgttcaactcccggttacgtctgtttccgggaaagctcaaatccaaatggagtggtccatttgaagttgtgtttgtgaccccttttggtgctcttgatttgaaaaataaaactggTGAAATCTTCAGAGTTAacgggcaccgggtcaagcattatcttgggaaaattgatgacagccacgtggtggcacttcttcacttcaaatga